In Acidimicrobiales bacterium, the following are encoded in one genomic region:
- a CDS encoding ABC transporter ATP-binding protein, which produces MTSPTGPGAPLDIRWSDVSVDLGGRQVVDNLDLLVEGGSWTTIIGPNGAGKTTLLRALAGTVPHRGTITIGPDDGVGLGRRERARRLAVVPQHPVIPPGLDVFDYALLGRSPHQGVRFATSEDDRRRTSAVLERLGLNDFAHRFVDSLSGGERQRVVVARALVQDAPVLVLDEPTSFLDLGHQMGVLELIAELRVERSLTVVCALHDLTVVGQFADRIAVLDDGHLAEHGTPGEVLTPSVISRYWGVDVRTEIHDDASVSVSVRRRGR; this is translated from the coding sequence GTGACCTCGCCAACCGGCCCTGGGGCACCACTCGACATCCGCTGGTCCGACGTCTCGGTCGACCTCGGTGGACGCCAGGTCGTGGACAATCTGGACCTCCTGGTCGAAGGCGGGTCGTGGACGACGATCATCGGGCCGAACGGCGCCGGGAAGACCACCCTCCTCCGGGCACTCGCTGGAACGGTCCCCCACCGAGGCACCATCACCATCGGTCCCGACGACGGCGTCGGCCTTGGAAGGCGGGAGCGGGCGCGACGACTAGCCGTCGTGCCGCAACACCCGGTCATTCCCCCGGGGCTCGACGTATTCGACTACGCCCTGCTGGGACGCTCTCCCCATCAGGGCGTGCGTTTCGCCACATCGGAAGATGATCGACGGCGAACCTCAGCGGTACTGGAACGCCTGGGCCTGAACGACTTCGCTCACCGGTTTGTGGATTCGCTCTCCGGTGGCGAACGTCAGCGGGTGGTAGTGGCCCGGGCACTCGTACAGGACGCTCCGGTGCTGGTTCTAGATGAGCCCACGTCATTTCTAGACCTCGGACACCAGATGGGTGTCCTCGAGTTGATCGCCGAACTCCGCGTCGAGCGGTCCCTCACCGTGGTGTGCGCCCTCCACGACCTCACGGTGGTGGGGCAGTTCGCTGATCGCATCGCCGTGCTCGACGACGGCCACCTCGCCGAGCACGGCACCCCAGGAGAGGTGCTGACGCCCTCGGTGATATCGCGCTACTGGGGAGTCGACGTACGGACCGAGATCCACGACGACGCCTCAGTCAGCGTCTCCGTCCGCCGGCGCGGGCGATAG
- the rsfS gene encoding ribosome silencing factor encodes MSGQSTTTPEAFPIPSVNEWIDWARAAARAADDKLGGETIIIEVGDVISVTDYFVVTSGGNSRQVRAIADEVEEQLTMLDGPKPVGVEGRDDYRWVLMDFGGFVVHVLDEESRSFYDLERLWNDCPKVGWDPS; translated from the coding sequence ATGAGCGGTCAGAGCACCACCACTCCTGAAGCGTTCCCGATCCCCTCGGTCAACGAGTGGATTGACTGGGCCCGCGCTGCGGCACGTGCCGCGGATGACAAATTGGGTGGTGAGACAATCATCATCGAGGTGGGCGACGTCATCTCGGTGACCGACTACTTCGTGGTTACCAGCGGCGGCAACTCCCGCCAGGTCCGGGCCATCGCCGATGAGGTCGAGGAACAACTGACCATGCTTGACGGACCGAAGCCTGTTGGGGTCGAGGGCCGAGATGACTACCGCTGGGTCCTCATGGACTTCGGCGGCTTTGTTGTCCATGTGTTGGACGAGGAGTCACGGTCCTTCTATGACCTCGAGCGCCTCTGGAACGACTGCCCAAAGGTCGGCTGGGATCCGTCCTGA
- a CDS encoding iron ABC transporter permease, with translation MTKSMSASQIPKRSDSRLGAAWLLAGVGAVLVAGVVGVATGPVSIPLGKVVRELLDRLPLIAVDSSLSATEQAIVWDIRAPRVVLGLLVGALLAGSGAAYQGVFRNPLADPYLLGIAAGAGLGATIAIVTELRDVFGFIDPVPFAAFAGALVAVTAAGTLSVRRGRIGSPATLILAGVAVANFFTAIQTFVQQQNSATLQQVFAWILGRLSTAGWGEVRLLLPYAVLCSMGMLLSVGALDILAVGDEEASTLGLNPRATRRVVLVVASLAAAAAVAVSGLIGFVGLVVPHVVRMVAGASHRRVLPLSLLFGGAFLALADVAARTVQAPAELPIGVITAFIGAPFFLLILRRQLTS, from the coding sequence GTGACCAAGTCGATGAGCGCTAGCCAGATACCCAAACGTTCGGACTCCCGCCTGGGAGCCGCATGGCTCCTTGCCGGGGTAGGTGCCGTCCTGGTGGCCGGCGTGGTGGGGGTAGCCACCGGGCCGGTCTCCATTCCCCTCGGGAAGGTGGTCAGGGAACTCCTCGACCGCCTGCCACTCATTGCAGTGGACTCGTCGTTGTCGGCGACCGAACAGGCCATCGTCTGGGATATCCGGGCCCCTCGGGTGGTGCTCGGGCTTCTCGTCGGCGCCCTTTTGGCCGGTTCGGGCGCCGCCTATCAGGGAGTGTTCCGAAATCCGCTGGCCGACCCCTACCTGCTCGGGATCGCCGCTGGTGCCGGTCTGGGAGCCACCATCGCGATCGTCACCGAACTCCGGGACGTGTTCGGCTTCATCGACCCGGTGCCGTTCGCCGCGTTCGCCGGCGCCCTGGTGGCTGTGACAGCAGCCGGGACGCTCAGTGTGCGGCGGGGTCGGATCGGTTCGCCGGCCACCCTCATCCTCGCCGGGGTGGCGGTGGCCAACTTCTTCACCGCGATCCAAACCTTCGTCCAGCAGCAGAACTCCGCGACTCTCCAGCAGGTGTTCGCCTGGATACTCGGACGACTCTCGACGGCCGGGTGGGGGGAGGTACGCCTACTTCTCCCCTACGCGGTGCTTTGTTCAATGGGGATGCTGCTGTCGGTCGGAGCCCTGGACATCCTGGCCGTTGGCGACGAGGAGGCTTCCACCCTCGGGCTCAACCCGAGAGCCACACGACGTGTCGTCCTAGTCGTGGCGTCGCTGGCCGCCGCAGCGGCTGTCGCCGTCAGCGGTCTCATCGGATTCGTCGGCCTCGTCGTTCCCCATGTTGTTCGCATGGTGGCCGGGGCCAGCCACCGACGCGTGCTACCTCTCTCCCTGCTGTTTGGTGGGGCTTTCCTGGCGCTGGCTGACGTGGCCGCCCGAACTGTCCAGGCGCCGGCCGAGTTGCCCATAGGGGTGATTACGGCCTTCATCGGTGCGCCGTTCTTTCTCCTCATCCTCCGAAGGCAGTTGACGTCGTGA